One stretch of Arthrobacter polaris DNA includes these proteins:
- a CDS encoding IclR family transcriptional regulator translates to MGSSNLPQVPAAKNVLSVLRYVASQAGPVGAAAIARDVDVPRSTTYHLLSALVDDGFVVHLPEERKYALGVTAHELGTGYSRQAPLQRLARFPMAQLVERTKRTAHLAVMHGREVIYIIEERAKRQSALVTNPGVRLPAHLTASGRAMLASMTPDQLAALYPGPEAFPTRYETGVHSVTALNELLXKIRAAGYSWEQDEVSEGFSSIAVPVLDRSGHALASVTLTVSNRPVLSSAAAARNTAEGIVQERAVQIADLAAQWLPEVQRCATEISRRLNPLV, encoded by the coding sequence ATGGGTTCATCGAATTTACCGCAGGTTCCAGCCGCCAAGAATGTGCTCTCAGTACTTCGCTATGTGGCGTCACAGGCCGGGCCCGTGGGTGCTGCAGCCATTGCCCGCGATGTGGATGTTCCTCGCTCTACCACTTACCATCTGCTCTCCGCCCTGGTTGATGACGGTTTTGTGGTGCACCTTCCGGAGGAACGCAAGTATGCCCTCGGGGTCACTGCCCATGAACTGGGAACAGGCTATTCGCGCCAAGCACCGTTGCAGCGCCTTGCCCGTTTCCCCATGGCACAACTGGTGGAACGTACCAAACGCACAGCGCACCTAGCTGTCATGCATGGCCGGGAGGTCATTTACATTATTGAGGAGCGGGCCAAGCGGCAAAGTGCCCTTGTCACCAATCCCGGTGTTAGGTTGCCAGCACACCTCACTGCCAGCGGCCGTGCCATGTTAGCCTCAATGACTCCGGATCAACTGGCCGCGCTGTACCCGGGTCCGGAAGCTTTCCCCACCCGGTATGAAACAGGTGTCCATTCGGTGACCGCCCTGAACGAGCTACTGNGTAAAATCCGTGCCGCAGGATACTCCTGGGAACAGGATGAAGTCAGCGAAGGCTTCTCCAGCATTGCCGTGCCGGTGCTGGACCGTAGCGGGCATGCTCTAGCGAGTGTGACCTTGACAGTGAGCAATAGGCCCGTCTTGAGTTCTGCTGCAGCCGCACGGAACACTGCAGAAGGAATCGTCCAGGAACGTGCTGTGCAGATAGCGGATTTAGCGGCCCAATGGTTACCCGAAGTGCAGCGTTGCGCCACGGAGATTTCGCGCCGGCTGAACCCTCTTGTCTGA